Proteins encoded together in one Salmo trutta chromosome 3, fSalTru1.1, whole genome shotgun sequence window:
- the LOC115165466 gene encoding uncharacterized protein LOC115165466 — protein MFLSPVTCGYQCVSVHFQTPQPVNVLPAGHLVLQVQIDHGPKEIISMITWEREPENAKTPGNPGKMTLITFPGQDKLLDGRLSLEQQGSILKLEGFGVADSGVYIVTVTDQAGVKTSAQCIVKEYEAVHHPSVRVNASHSSLFCVETWGTDLKFSWLHERAAIADAVGHVSPDGKTLFISSSPICGHFTCMVSNKLVHSSATYTAEPCEREDKRTTVAVVSLIILLVCGAVLAFLLWRRHGRYNNRGERLQEHFEDNL, from the exons ATGTTTCTGTCCCCAGTGACTTGTGGGTACCAGTGCGTGTCGGTCCACTTCCAGACCCCGCAGCCGGTCAATGTACTCCCAGCCGGACATCTAGTTCTCCAGGTCCAGATCGACCACGGTCCCAAAGAAATTATCTCCATGATAACCTGGGAGCGGGAGCCAGAGAATGCAAAAACTCCAGGGAATCCTGGGAAAATGACGTTGATTACGTTCCCCGGTCAAGACAAACTCTTGGACGGGCGTCTGAGTCTGGAGCAGCAGGGGTCAATACTGAAGCTGGAGGGCTTTGGCGTGGCGGACAGCGGGGTGTACATCGTGACCGTCACTGACCAGGCTGGCGTCAAGACCTCTGCGCAGTGTATCGTCAAGGAGTACG AGGCTGTGCACCATCCCTCAGTGAGAGTGAACGCGTCCCACTCCTCCCTGTTCTGTGTGGAGACCTGGGGGACAGACCTTAAATTCAGCTGGCTCCACGAGCGGGCAGCCATCGCCGATGCTGTGGGACACGTGTCGCCTGATGGGAAGACCCTGttcatctcctcctcccccatctgTGGTCACTTCACCTGCATGGTGAGCAACAAGTTGGTCCACAGCTCTGCCACCTACACAGCAG AGCCGTGTGAGAGAGAGGACAAAAGGACCACGGTGGCAGTGGTCTCGCTCATCATCCTGCTGGTCTGTGGAGCAGTGCTAGCTTTTCTACTGTGGAG GAGACACGGGCGATACAataacagaggagagaggcttcagGAGCATTTTGAGGACAACTTGTAA